Sequence from the Ziziphus jujuba cultivar Dongzao chromosome 9, ASM3175591v1 genome:
attttatttgaaaatttattttaatataatccaatttgattaaatttaatagattcCATCAAATTGATATCACTAGCATCTCACATGActcttcaaatattattttttaaattttatttgtttatttggtaGGAGTAAAAGGAAAAAGCATTTTAGTATCCTTTAAAAtcactaaattttattttagatctttaaatcaattttttcatattgataaagaatattaaatgtttaacaaaatttaagagCTCAAATAAGAATATCAAATATTCAAACAATTTTGGAAGTCAAAAAAATTATcagtttgttaaaaaaaaatccaagtgtttgaAAGAATAccagatattaaaaatatatatatatatatcatgaactcaaaataaagtaaactagatgtaaaaaaaaaaaaaaaaaatcttaaagtcTGGAAAAAAtcatatagtaaaaaaatactagatgttagaatatttgatattttattagactctcaaaatttttttaatactagcatttttttatcatgcttttaaaatttatttttttgccatctagtattttttggactctcagattttttttttaaatatttgatatttttttgatgctgttaaatttattttttttttttactatcttgtctttttatagtattttcaaaaaaaatttagtatataattttttttcggTTCTTCGATTTTGTTGaacatctaattttttttatcaatatgaaaaaattaattttaaacatccaaaatgaaatttagtgattttaaaaaatattagaatattgttttcttttactctaacaaaataaacaactaaaatttaaaaaataataaaaaaataatttttagaaaatcacgTGAGTTGCACGcgttttcaatttgaaagaatCTATTAAAGTTAATGCAATTAAATCacgttaaaataatttttcaaatataaaatatgaatatgtCAAAATTGATAGTAAAAAAGTATTTCAATCAATATTGACACTAGGAATCCCCTAAACAATTTGTTTGCCATTTGGCATTGAAAACTAAAGTATTCAGCTATATCCACACAAGTTTCTTACATCAACTCCTCGGTCTGTAACAATCTGGGATAGACAAACGATATTATATGTTTCAAGGACTTCATTGACCCTTTTAGGGAAAGCATGTCCCTCCGTGGCTGTAAAAACATTGAACCAAGAAACAAAGAGAGTTAGATATAAAAAGAACCCAGAAATAGTATTTCTCATAATGAAAGGATTATTACCTCCAATCAACTGTTTAACTGCTTTTGAGAAGTCATCTACGCGTCCCAATACAGGTGTTATGCCGCATATCTGTAGGACGCAAAGCTCCAAGTATAAGGCCATCTCCAATATTTGCAGTAACAAGCAGCAAATGTTCTGGACCTGTTTTGGAATATGCTTCAATTTGTTGGCCTCGCACAACTCGGTTACAATGGCAATTGCTTGATCCTGCATCGCAAAAGAATACCCAAGTCCAAAATAAAGGCTCACTTTTAACATTCATTTCAAGATTAGGTAACAAAATCGCAATATTATCAGAGTGGGACAACATTCTAAAATAAACATAGTCATCTTACCTGTAAGCCATGTAAAATTTCAGGCATCGGAAGCTCAGGAAAATGGGCAAGATCAACATAACCCACCTCCTCTGCCCTTCTAGAAGCGCCCTCAGCTTGCAAACAGAGAAATTTCAAAAGGAGAAATGTAATTCGGTAGATCTGTAGCGCAACTTCGTCAGAGAAGTATGTGTGAGAAGCGTGTAGAGCATTTTCAGTTGCTCTACTTCTGATTATTAAAGCAGGTGTGGTAGAGACTGCTGAGAACTTTTGTTTTGAGACACATCTAAGAGGCGCAAGAGCAAACCATCCATTTCTGCTGTTGATAAATGATGGTTTCTTGCAGTATTCAAACTTCTGTTTGAAGACAGGAGGACATAAAAGAGGGACAGTTGCACTAGGAGATTCTCCAACACGTTGCATTCCCCTACTAATGAAGGCTAAAGGATGGATACTTTGTCCTCTCAGATGCGAATCCATTTCCTTCACGGCCTTAACCCATGAATTCCAATGCTTTGCCAGCACACACATTAGCATGAGAGTATGCTCAATTTCTTTAAGATTAGTCAGGGATGATGGAGTTCTTTGTGCCCGCGGTCTTTTCTTGTCATGATCATCAGATGGAAAGTTTGGTGCACTGAGATAATAAGAAATCATGTACGCCTTTTCACAAAATAAGTAGGGAATCACATTATCCAAAATATCCACACACGAAGAACCATCTCCTAAGGACTGAACCATTGCTGTGATGACAGCCAATCCAAGTCCCCAGATTTGTTGaggcttttcaattttttctgaAAGAGATGGACAGACTTCCCTTATTATTGGTTAACATGAAAGGTGTATCGCCCAGGCTTTCAGAAAACAAAAGTCTCAGAGATGAGAGAAAACCAGAATTAAGAAGCATCTCAGCATCTTCTCTCACACGGGCTAGTGTCAAAATGAACTTCATTATTATGGATATGGATGAAAAAGAATTCTTACCCTGAAGCTTCATAATAACATACTACAACTGGAGGTGATTCTGTACAATGGGAAACCAAGTGTTAGGTGTTAAAAAACTTCTTAGCATCAAGTCAACAATAGTCAAGGCGAGAGTGCAATGCTCAACAGTGGCAATACGGTTGCAGAGAACAGGTAATAGCCCCAAACACACATTAGAAAATTTAGCTACGTCTTCAACAAATTCCACATCGAATATCCCACCAAATTGTGAGTTTAGACAACTAAACTCCACTGTTGAGAGAGGCAACAACAGTAAGAGTTTCATTGTATTTTTAACCTCGGTAACTGATGGCCTGAAATTGGTCAATACTTTAAAGTCCAGAACCTGATGTTTTTTAGACAAGTATGCAAATAGACAACGTGAGGCATTGATGTAGTGATTGCAAAAGATGGAGAAGCAATTCTGCTTTGGCCGCAAGAAAATGACCAATGAAAAATGTGAGTAGAGGTTGTGAATAAATCAATTGAGGCCCTAATGTAAATGAAGCCAAAACCATATAACTACTCCAAAGAGGATGtactcaatttaaaatttaaaacattttaaaagtctttcaaagtttaaaaatattccatttaaattttaaaaactccactcaaatttaataatattcaaatcagattttgatggattttataaaaatctattaaaatctaaatgtattaaattaaaattttatagaatttttttaaaatatgatagtattcaaaaaattattaattttaaaaaataataaattttaatggatttaaaaagattttaacagtgaaattataaagaaaattattaatatgaaatccagctttaaatccaaacattttgttggatttttataaaatttttatggaatctGTAAAATTGTATAACAATCTATCAAAgtcctttaaaatctataactcattGTAAATctttcaaactctaaattgaattcATTCCCATAAATATTTCTTGAACACAAAAAGCAACAAGACATAGCTgatgaaccaaaaaaacaaattccagTTCAGTGAGGAGGGAGTCCATACGGGATTGCAAAAATAAGATATCAACAATACAATAGCGGAAACTATAGGAATTGGTTCGATTCCTGACGATATCACTGATTGGAGAAAGATAGGGAGGCTGGAAGACTTATCCTGCAAATTAACAGAATTGAACAATCGGTTCCTGTGATTTGTTGAAGTACTATTCACAAAGtcaactaaaataatataaaggCAGAAAATAGTATATTAGATGAATTACTAGACAGATGGATAGTCACTGTTACTAAATAGCCCAAAAGATGATGAACCAAAGATCAATACAATTTACCGATGCTTGcagaaaactaaatataatgTGCTAAAACTTGTTAAAGAAACTGACATAAACTTGGAAAGACATGCATTTAGCTAAAATCAAATCACCACACTCAATTACCTAAATATCAAGTTATTCCTAGTTAGCATGCCAATTAAATTGCAGTTtccttattttcttcaaaactaTACCTTCGAAAACTCAGACCGCATATTGAAAAGAATATCCAAAACAGAACAGATAGTAACTGTTAAACCCTCAATCTCTACTAGATCAAAGAGACAACAAATATAACATTTCTGCAGAAAAGAAATGCCTATATTAgggaagagaaaaataaaaaataaaaaatgagcaaTGCATGACAAGATAAAATAAGGAGGCAAAACTCCAACACTCGTGAAGTCGTGCAAACAATCCGAAACCGAAAGAGAGTGATGTTAATTGAAGAGTCAACATAGTAACATGTCCCGGATTATCTCACCCAGCTTTTCAGAATAGGGTGTTATCATAATGCCCTTTTTAATCAGTTCAGTCacctaaaacaataaaaacatgGTTAACCTGCCATGTTCAGATCTATATTTAAGCTGGGTTCATATCAACAGATAAACAACAGTTGATTTCAGTAGGCATAAAAAGCTAACATCAGTTAGCTGAAAATTGCAGGCATAGATAGGAACATTTAACCATGTATAAATGCAATAAAACAATAATCCCAATAAGCGTAAAAACCAATCTTGACCTTTCCACAGGCCACTTTAAGAAATCAAACAACGAAAAGGCACCACCAAAACGCAATTTGGGACACACAATCATGCAGCCCAGCAACCACAAATGGTCATCCAAATTGCCTACAAAATGACAACTCATACATGAGGAACACTAACTTCTCATAATTGTTAATTTGTAATGATATTTTACAAAGTTAAAAGAAGCTAAGCATTGTTAATTGCATGTGCACAAATCATTAATTGCAAAAGAACCAGTAAATTTAGATGTGCAAGTTATGATCTTTTAATGTATTGAGATGTGCGAGTTATAACCTTTTAATGTAGACACTCATGTCAATACATACATAGAAATATAAAACCACTCATGGTTGTACAAATTACAGTTTACTCCTTGGATATcaattgaattttcattttgtcTCCTAATGTTCAAAAACCATCAGAATTCCCCccgattaattaatttattacagATTTGTCCATACAGCCGTCAGTTATAGGCTCATTCCAAgctctttttaataattattattatctttttaaactTTTGGTGGGTAGCTCAGAAAAATGcgagttgaaaaataaaatagacacGGAAATGAAGAAAACTGAAGATGATTTTAAGCTATATTGTAATGCAATGATATGGAAATCATTAGGTTCATGGgtaatttgttaaaataaacTTGCTAACTAATCCAAAGCCAATGTGATAGCTTTTGCGTATTGGGAAGGCAAGTTGAAATCAAgtgatattttcaaacaaacaaaatgaaGCCTACATTTTATTTAACAAGAGGTGCAGAGCGTTATTGGAGGAAAACCAAAGTGAACAGACGACACAAGAAAGACATGAATGCCTCAACATTAATCATTAAgcctcaaaaaattaatttatatttaacttGCCTTTGTACGACTCCCATAGAAAGCTAATTTGTAGGGCATTAATTAACCCGTAACTATCTATATCAATACATAAAATTTTCTCCCTCTTTTTGATCGTGT
This genomic interval carries:
- the LOC132799469 gene encoding uncharacterized protein LOC132799469 isoform X1, which codes for MKLQGKNSFSSISIIMKFILTLARVREDAEMLLNSEKIEKPQQIWGLGLAVITAMVQSLGDGSSCVDILDNVIPYLFCEKAYMISYYLSAPNFPSDDHDKKRPRAQRTPSSLTNLKEIEHTLMLMCVLAKHWNSWVKAVKEMDSHLRGQSIHPLAFISRGMQRVGESPSATVPLLCPPVFKQKFEYCKKPSFINSRNGWFALAPLRCVSKQKFSAVSTTPALIIRSRATENALHASHTYFSDEVALQIYRITFLLLKFLCLQAEGASRRAEEVGYVDLAHFPELPMPEILHGLQDQAIAIVTELCEANKLKHIPKQVQNICCLLLQILEMALYLELCVLQICGITPVLGRVDDFSKAVKQLIGATEGHAFPKRVNEVLETYNIVCLSQIVTDRGVDVRNLCGYS
- the LOC132799469 gene encoding uncharacterized protein LOC132799469 isoform X2 — protein: MKLQEKIEKPQQIWGLGLAVITAMVQSLGDGSSCVDILDNVIPYLFCEKAYMISYYLSAPNFPSDDHDKKRPRAQRTPSSLTNLKEIEHTLMLMCVLAKHWNSWVKAVKEMDSHLRGQSIHPLAFISRGMQRVGESPSATVPLLCPPVFKQKFEYCKKPSFINSRNGWFALAPLRCVSKQKFSAVSTTPALIIRSRATENALHASHTYFSDEVALQIYRITFLLLKFLCLQAEGASRRAEEVGYVDLAHFPELPMPEILHGLQDQAIAIVTELCEANKLKHIPKQVQNICCLLLQILEMALYLELCVLQICGITPVLGRVDDFSKAVKQLIGATEGHAFPKRVNEVLETYNIVCLSQIVTDRGVDVRNLCGYS